From the Lathyrus oleraceus cultivar Zhongwan6 chromosome 4, CAAS_Psat_ZW6_1.0, whole genome shotgun sequence genome, one window contains:
- the LOC127073756 gene encoding eukaryotic translation initiation factor 5A-2, translating into MSDEEHQFESKADAGASKTYPQQAGTIRKSGHIVIKNRPCKVVEVSTSKTGKHGHAKCHFVAIDIFTGKKLEDIVPSSHNCDVPHVNRTDYQLIDISEDGFVSLLTENGNTKDDLKLPTDDSLLTQIKDGFAEGKDLVVSVMSAMGEEQICALKDIGPKN; encoded by the exons ATGTCGGACGAAGAGCATCAATTCGAATCCAAGGCCGATGCCGGTGCCTCCAAAACCTACCCCCAGCAGGCCGGTACCATCCGTAAAAGTGGTCACATCGTTATCAAGAATCGTCCCTGCAAA GTTGTGGAAGTTTCCACATCCAAGACTGGGAAGCACGGTCACGCAAAGTGTCATTTTGTTGCTATTGATATCTTCACTGGGAAGAAACTTGAAGATATTGTGCCTTCTTCCCATAATTGTGAT GTTCCCCATGTCAATCGTACTGACTATCAGCTCATTGATATCTCTGAGGATGGATTT GTGAGTCTGCTTACTGAAAATGGCAACACTAAGGATGATCTCAAGCTTCCAACCGATGACAGTCTGCTCACTCAG ATCAAGGATGGATTTGCCGAGGGAAAGGACCTTGTTGTGTCTGTGATGTCTGCTATGGGTGAGGAGCAGATCTGTGCCTTGAAGGATATTGGTCCCAAGAACTAG